The Candidatus Methylomirabilota bacterium DNA segment GAAACCCCAAGCGAATCAACACGCTGCAGGATCTGACCCGGCAGGACGTGACCTTCGTCAACCGGCAGAAGGGGGCAGGGACCCGGATACTTTTGGATTATAAGTTGAAGGAGCTCGGGATCGATCCGACGAAGATCATCGGCTATGACCGGGTGGAGTTCACCCATCTGGCCGTGGCCGCCGCGGTCAAAGCGGAGGTGGCGGACGTGGGATTGGGCATCCTGGCTGCCGCGCGGGCTCTTGATCTGGACTTCATTCCTCTCCTGAAGGAGCGTTATGATCTCATCATTCCTGAATCGTATTACCGGAGCCCTCTCCTGAACCCCCTCCTCGACATCATCGCCAGCGAGGAGTTCAAAAAGGAGGTCGAGGCCCTCGGCGGCTACGATACCTCGGACACCGGTCGAGTCGTGACATAGCCTGGTGAGAAACCGGGCTTCGAATGGTCCGTCCACTGTCCACGGGTAATGGCCTAGCGTTCTCACGTCCAGGTTTCGATTGTTGGGCAAGATCAGAGCAGATCCCTCGAAGTATAACGAAACGGAGGAACAGATGGCGAGTTTTGCCGACCGGATGATCCGGGCTGCCAAGCTGGATGTAAACCTGTATGAAGAGGTCGAAGCCGATAAGTCAGCGATGGGCCAGGCCATGGGGGTGGTGGTCCTCTCCAGTGTCGCCGCCGGGGTGGGCAGTGGAGAGCTTGGTGTTGGGGGGATTGTGGGTGTAACGATCGCGGCCCTCATCGGATGGTATATTTGGGCGTTTCTCACCTACATGATCGGTACGAAACTTCTTCCCGAGCCTCAGACCCGGGCCGACGTGGGTGAGTTGTTGCGCACCATTGGCTTTTCCACCTCCCCGGGACTGATCCGCGTCTTGGGGATCGTTCCACCCCTGGCCGGGATCGTCTTTTTCGTGGCTTCGATCTGGATGCTCGTCGCCATGGTGATCGCGGTGAGGCAAGCGCTCGATTATAGCGGGACGGGGCGGGCGGTGGGTGTCTGCGCTATTGGATGGATCGTGTATGTGCTGATTGTCGGATTATTAATTTCCATGCTGGGGGGAGGAGCGCCGCCGGCTTAGGTCTGTTACACTGCCACGCCGCACGCTCCGCCTGACCGCGACAGGCCTGGCCAGGGAAGACATCGCCGCTGCCTTGACAGGGTCAGGGGCCTGTGGTAGAGAACGACCGCGGAGAACGGCCATGCCCATAGCTCCCGGTGAATTCCAACGCATGAGAGACGAGGAGCTGCGCCGCGCTCTCGCCCACCGCCAAGTTCGCCGGGAGCGCTGGAGACGGCGGCTGCCCTGGCTGCTCCTGGGAGTCGCCACCCTCCTCACCTTAGCCCTCTTTGGACCCTCCCTATTCTCCTTCTTGCTGGCTTTGGCCGCCGGCTAACGGGGATCTGCTCTGTTTTCACCCCCTCACCTTGGTTGAGAGTCGACCACTCTGCCCAAATGGGTGCGAACGTAATGGAGGTGCGATTGCTCCTGATTGATGAGAAGAGTGCTCATTTCACCTGGAAAGGAGGGAGAATGCAATGACGGGAGTCTCCATGGAGAAACTTACACCGTTGCTCCTCAGCACCGGAGCAGCCGCGCTCCGCATAGGGTTAATCCTCATTGCGGGCTATGTCGGCGCCCGCGTTCTCCGGCTTGGCCTAGGTCGTCTCGAGTCGGCGCTCATTACAGCGGGAGAGAGGACCGAGGCTGTTCCCG contains these protein-coding regions:
- a CDS encoding YIP1 family protein; this translates as MASFADRMIRAAKLDVNLYEEVEADKSAMGQAMGVVVLSSVAAGVGSGELGVGGIVGVTIAALIGWYIWAFLTYMIGTKLLPEPQTRADVGELLRTIGFSTSPGLIRVLGIVPPLAGIVFFVASIWMLVAMVIAVRQALDYSGTGRAVGVCAIGWIVYVLIVGLLISMLGGGAPPA